The sequence below is a genomic window from Calditrichota bacterium.
GTCAGGCCGCCGCTCGTCAACCGGCAGAAATACAGTCCGGCCGGCACACCGCCCGCATCCCACGTGACCCGGTGCCGTCCTGCAGAGAGCTGACCCGAGACCAGCTCTGCAACCTCCCTCCCTAACACATCGCACACCACCAGTCTGACAAAACCTGAATGCGGCAAGGAGAATTCCATGGTCGTCGTCGGGTTGAACGGGTTGGGATAGTTCTGCGCAAGCGCAAAGTCGGCCGCGGCCGCTCCCGAACCCTCCAGGCTCGGCACTCCCATCATCTCCCACAGGGGACGCAGGCACACGCCACCTCCGTCGGTCCCCGCGTACAGCGTCTCAGACTGTATCGCGAGAGCGGCGACATAGAAATTGATTAGGCCACTGTTGACCGGCCGCCACGAAGCCCCGCCATCCATGCTCTGGAACACGCCGCCGCCGTACGATCCTGCGTAAACCATGGTCGGGGTCTGCGGGTCAATGGCCAAGGCCCAAACATCCGTAACCGTCAACCCGGTGTTGACCGCGCTCCAGTTCCCACCGCCGTCCGTACTCTTGAACACGCCCTCGTATGTCCCGGCGTAGAGGGTGCTCGGGGTCTGCGGGTCGATCGACAGCGCCCAAACACGGGTCTGGGTCAAGCCGGTGCTGACCCAGTTCCCGCCGCCGTCCGTGCTCTTGAACACCCCGGCGCCCCAGGTCCCGGCATACAGGGTGGTCGGCGTCTGCGGGTCAATGGCCAGGGCACAAACATTGGGATTGGTCAGGCCGGTGTTGACCGCGCTCCACGTGTCACCCGCGTCCGTGCTCTTGCACACGCCGCCACCGTACGTCCCGACATAGACAGTTGTTGGGGTAGCCGGGTCAATCGCCAGGGCCTCGACACGGGTAGCATCCAGGCCGGTGTTGACCGCGCTCCAGCTTCCGCCGCCGTCCGTGCTCTTGAACACGCCGCCGCCCCACGTCCCGACATAAAGAACGGCGGGATTCTGCGGGTCCATGGCCAGCGCCCGAACACCGGTAGCGTCCAGGCCGGTATTGACCGCGCTCCAGGTGCCACCCCCGTCCGTGCTCTTGAACACGCCGGCACCCCACGTCCCCACGTAGAGGGTGGCCGGCGTCTGCGGGTCAATCGCCAAGGCGCGAATGAGTCCGTATTCAGGGCCAATGCTGATCCAACCATCGGTCCCAGCGGAAGCGGGCTGTGGCGCGCCGAGGCTCATCAAAAGAGCCACCACGCCCGTCAGCAAAACTTGCGCAAATGTGCTCGTGCATCCCATAGCGAACCGCCTTTCCATGGTTGTTAACGGCCATCCAATGCTCATGAGGGGGCGGCCAAAGCATGGCCTATCCGCTTTCATGTCCACCCTTATGGCGAATAGCCGCCATTGTTCCCAAAACTGCAGTCGAAACAGGTCAACAAAGACCATTCCCGATGGATCTGCTCGTGCAAAGAACTTTTCTTGTGAGACCTGCGCTTCAATCAGGCGGGTTTCCAACCCCAGTTGGCGTACTTCTCCATGGGGAAATTGCCGAGCCTTGCTTCACTATGATTCCATTTTCCGCCGGCTCTGTCCAGTTCACTCAAAGCAGAATCCCTGACAAGCGATATTTGATTCCCAGGGACGATTCTTCTTCGTGGCTTCAGCGGTTTCGAGTGCAGGATGCATTCAGCCCTCGTCATTGGTGCATGTTTTTGCTCGCCAGGCTGCTAGCCCGCACGGGCAAGAGCATCCCCTTATAGCGTTATCCATTTTGTCGCTCCGGGTCTTCCGGGCGGCGGTTTTTCCTTGTCCTCACGTGTACAACCTGTCCGCCGAGCCTTTCACGGCGGCGCCCTTTCCATAAAACACGGGGATGTGCCTCTGAAGGCTTAGCACGCCTCGGAAAGGACAAAATATTTTAAAAAACTCATCCCTAAATGTCAAGATATTTTCTAACAATGGCTTGATTTGTATTCAGGGAAACGTGCACTCTCTTGTCGCAGACCGGGGAACGAGGAGGGAAACTTCGAAGCGCAAACGCTCGTGGGCACAAGGCTTTCTGCCTGCTACGTCACCATCAGAACGAGTAAACAGACGATTCTGAGCTCCTCTCTTCTCCACTCGTCATAGTCGCAACACAACCGTTCCAACCGGGCGCATGGAGGGAAAATCCTCCTTACCAGTTCGCAAGGCAACTCTTGGGGCCTGGCCATTCAGTTGCCGAACGCTAAAGGGGGGAATGGAATCTCCGCCACCCAGGGGGGCAGACCTCCGACGCGCGGCCGCTTTTTCCTCGCCCCGCCCTCACGGCCGGCACCGCTACCCAAGAGCGGCGCCGGCCGATTCGTGACCCGTCTTTCTTTTGCCGCCAGTGCTACTTGAGCACGGTCATCTTTCTCACCGCGGTCAGGCCGCCGCTGGTCAACCGGCAGAAATACACCCCGGCCGGTACACCGCCCCCATCCCACGTGACCCGGTGCCGTCCTGCAGCGAGCTGACCCGAGACCAGCTGTGCAACCTCCCTCCCTAAGACATCGCACACCACCAGCCTGACAAAACCTGAATGCGGCAAGGAGAATTCCATGGTCGTCATTGGGTTGAACGGGTTGGGATAGTTCTGCTGGAGGGCAAACGTAGCCGCCACTGCTCCCCAGGCATCTGCGCGTGGCACTGCGGTGATCTCGGCAACGGGCCGCTTCCAGACACCTCCTCCCTCCGTCCCCGCGTACAGCGCCTCAGACCCTGTGGCCAGGACGGCGATGTAGAGATTCGTCAGCGCCGTGCTGGCCGCGCTCCACTGCGCGCCGGCGTCCGTGCTCACAAACACCCCGCCGCCACCCGTCCCCACAAACAGGATCGCGGACGTCTGCGGGTCGATCGCCAAGGCATGGACATCGAGGTTGGTCAAACCCGTGTTGACGGAAGTCCAGCTTGCGCCGCCATTTGTGCTCTTGAACACGCCGCCATCGTAGGTCCCGGCATAAAGGGTGCTAGGAGTCTGGGGGTCTATTGCCAAGGCGCCAACACGGAGCTCGGTCAAACCCGCGTTGACCGCGCTCCAGTTCCCGCCGCCGTTCGTGCTCTTGCACGCACCGCCACCCCAGGTCCCGGCATAGAGAATGGTCGGCGTCTGTGGATCAATGGCTAGGGCCCGAACAGAGGTGTTGGTCAGGCCGGTGCTGACTGCGCTCCAGTTCCCGCCGCCATTCGTGCTCTTGAACACGCCGCCACCCCAGGTCCCGGCATAGAGAATGGTCGGCGTCTGCGGGTCGATCGCCACGGCATAAACATAAAGATCGGCCAAACCCGCGTTGATCACGCTCCAGTTCCCGCCGCCGTTGGTGCTCTTGAACAGGCCCCCACCAGCAGTCCCGCCGTAAAGGGTGCTAGGCGTCTGTGGATCAATGGCCAGGACCCGTACCCGCAGATTGCTCAAACCTACGTTGACCGCGGTCCAGCCCCCACCGCCGTCCGTGCTCTTGAACACCCCAAATTCATCGGTCCCCGCGTAGAGGGTAGTCGGCGTCTGCGGGTCGACCACCAAGCCGGTCACATCGGTATAGGTCAGCCCGCTGTTGATCGCGCTCCAGTTCCCCCCGCCGTCTGTGCTCTTGAACGCTCCGTTGCCCAAAGTCCCGACATAAAGCGTGCTCGGTGTCTGCGGGTCAATGGCGATGGGCAAGACTTTGGGATTGCCCAGGCCGGCGTTGGCCGCGCTCCAATTGGTGCCGCCATCCGTGCTCTTGAACACCCCGCCGCCATTGGTGCCAGCGTAGAGCGTGGTCGGCGTCTGTGGGTCTATTGCCACGTACCAGACATAGGTGTTGGTCAAACCTGCGCTGGCTGCGCTCCAGTTGGCGCCGCCGTCTGCGGTCTTGAACACGCCACCCCCATTGGTCCCCGCGTAAAGGATGCCAGGGGTCGCCGGGTCCATGGCCAGCGCCCATACGTTGAGATTCGTCAGGCCGGTGTTGCAGGCGGTCCAGTTGGCGCCGCCGTCTGTGCTCTTGAACACGCCTCCGCCCCAAGTACCGGCATAGAGGGTGGTCGGGGCCTGCGGGTTGATGCGCAAGGCATAGACGTAGAGGTTGGCCAGTCCCACATTGACCGCGTTCCAGTGCGCGCCCCCGTCTGTGCTCTTGAAGACCCCTCCGCCATTGGTGCCGGCGTAGAGAGTGGTGGGCGCCTGCGGGTCGATGCTGAGGCACAGAATCTTCGAGTTGGTCAAGCCGGTGTTGGCCGCGCTCCAGGACGAGCCGCCGTCTGTGCTCTTGAAGACTCCTCCATCGTAGGTCCCGGCAAACACCGTAGTCGGCACCTGCGGGTTAACCGCCAGTGCCCGCACCTTGCTGGAGGTCAGGCCGAGGTTGATCTGGTTCCAGTTTTGCCCGGCATCGGTGCTCTTGTACGCCCCATACTCCCAGGTTCCAGCGTACAGGATAGTGGGTGTCTGCGGGTCAATGGCCAAGCAGTAGACGGTCGCCAACTCGGGGCCCAAGCTCACCCAGCCAGCGTTCGCGCCAGAGCCTGAAGCCGGCCCGCCATGCCCGATGGCCAGGCAGAGCAGGCAAACGAGCACCGCATGTTCTCTTGCGCGTGGCATGGTACACCTCCTTGGTTAGTCAGGCCTTACTGCACTCGGTCCGCCGGTCGCCTGTTCACTTACCCTGCGATAGGCGGCCTGCGCCAAAGCTTCCTATCTTACCTGAGGTGAAGCTGCCATGTCATTGCGGCGTTGCTGCAGCACTGCTCGTTACAGTCCGACCTTCGATCAACTTGATGAAACTGCCGCGCGCCCGGGCAGGACACAGTCTCCTGGCGGCGCGTGTTGTCACGATGAACCTTCTTTTTCTTCCGGCGGTAAAGCTCTCCGGCATCCTCGCCTATTCGTGCCCACCACGGGCGGGGGTTTCTCGAACGTTGACTGCGCGCTGCCGTTTGCCCTCCACCCCGGTGAAATGCCGGTGAGCTAAGCTCTGCCCGGCACCGGGGCTCCGGTAGGCAATGCTGGGGAAAATGACCACAAAGCGCGGGTGAACTCGCCAACTGGGGCCGCGACCGTTGCGCGTTGCACGGGGGGTTCTATCGCTGGAGAGGGGAAAACTGGAGGCGTTGAGCCTTCGCAGAGATGGCAGGGCACCCTGGTGTGGGACTGCCCTAACCAATCAAGCAGGGGGGAAGAAAGACGTGACGTTGTCAGGCGCCACCTTCCCTTGCCGCATCTGTGCCCGGCCTGGGATGTAGGCGGGTACTTTGCTCGCCCTGTGCGCGAAGCAGCCACGGCAGACGTTCCTTTTCACGCTTTGTTGGCCGCATCAGTCGGCCCGCCGCCAGCTCTCCGTCGCACATCAGGGATCGAGCAAGGCTCCCCGGCATGCCCACATCGCCCTGGCCGCCTGACGTGTCCAGCAAGGGAAGAGGTCCGGCAAATTCGCTCTTAGAAGGCCTCAAAATAGCAACGGCCTCAGTGCGCACACTGAAGGCCTCTTCCTTCGCTCCGGTGGTAGGACTCGAACCTACAACCTAGTGGTTAACAGCCACCCGCTCTGCCAATTGAGCTACACCGGATCCTCAATTTGCTTGCGCAAATATATGAAACTCCCCCGAAGAAATCAAGACTTTTGCTCGCCCGGGGACTCTTCCTCCTCACCCAGATACAGAAAGCGATCCATGAGTTCCACGAATCGGCTCCACCTCTTGCCCGCCTCTCTGTCGCGGCCGATGATGCGTTCGAAAGCGTTTGCCTTGGAGTCCAGTTCGTCGGCATAGTAGAGGATGATGGCCTCCAGCGTCATGGGCACCACCGGCGAGCCGTATTCGCCCTTGCCTTGATGCGCAAGAATCAGGTGGACCAGGCGCATCGCCAATTCTTCGGGGAAATCAGGGAGGGTCTGGATCTTCTCCCTCACCATCTGCGCGCCTAAGACAATGTGCCCGACGAGCCGCCCTTCGTCGGAGTAGTCGATGAAGCCGCTCACCTTCAGTTCGCGCACCTTGCCCACGTCGTGCAAAAGCGCTCCGGTCAGCAAGAGGTCACGATCCACGAGCGCGTAGCGCGGGTGCACGGCGTCACACGTCTCGGCCACGGCCACGGTGTGTTCCAACAGGCCGCCGCGATAGTTGTGGTGCCAGAGCTTGCCGGCAGGCGCCTGGCCAAATGAGTGCCGAAAGTCCGGGTCGCCAAACAGCGCCTGCAACAACCTGCTCAGGTGCTCGTTGGCGACGCTTGCCACCAATCGATCCAGGCGTTCCCAGAGCTGCGCAAGGTCCTTGGGACAGACAGGGACAAAGGCCTCGATTGATTCCACTTCCTCCTCTCGCGCAGGCCGGATCTTCTCCACTTTCACGTGGGGCTTGCCGCAGTAGTCCACCACGGTCCCTTTGGCCTTGATGACCTGCCCGATGGCAATCTTGGCGTAGGTGGCCTCGGCGTCGTCCCACACCGTGGCCGAAATGCGCCCCGACTGGTCGCCCAGCTCCAGGGCCAAGTAGGACTCGTTCGTCCCCCGCTTGAGGCGCAGTTCCTTCTTGCGCACGACGAAGAAGTCAAGAACCTGGTCGCCGGGGCGCAGGTCCCTGATCAAAGCATGGGCCATCATGACCTCCCTTCCCGCCTTGGCCGCAGCACAAGCAGCTTATGCGGCACACGGTACAGGGACTGCCGATCCATCATGGTCACATGGTACCTCCCCTCCAGCCAGGCGCGCGTCTGGTCGGCGTAGTGGTTGCTCATGCGATGCCCCGACTGACCGGTGGGGAGCACAAAACGCACGGCGCTCTCCTCCGCAAAATCCACCACCATGCGCATGGACACGCCCCAGTGCGGATGATACGGCTCGCGCAAGGGATAGCCGATGTTGCACACGGTGGTCGTCGAGCCGCCTATCGGATACGGGCCGATGTCGAAGTACTTTCCCAGAACCGGCGCTTGCGAGAAGGCATGGCGGATGGTAAGCGCATGCACATCCCCCCACTGCCAGCGGCTCAGCTCTGAGCCTCTGTCGCGTCGCAGCTCGGCAACGCCATCACTCAAGCTGCGGACAAGCAGCTCATCCAGTGACTCGATCTTTTCTGGTGTGGAAATGTCGTCGATCCATAAGGAGTTCTCGCGAGCAATCACCTGGTCGGTCACGCGAAAGGCCACTCCGGGAAAGGCAAGGAACGCATTGAAGAGCTCCTCGCCCATTTCGTCGGCAAAGATATTGCGCAGCAGGTGCCTGTAGGTAGCGTGAAAAACCGTGCAGGCCAGACTCTGCGGCCCCTCGACGCAGTCCCAACCACGGAGCAGCAGATAGGCCTGGTGCAGCAAACCGGTGTCGGGGGGCGCTGCCTTCTCGTAGGCGCGCAGGAGGAGGGGAACCAGCGCCT
It includes:
- a CDS encoding HD domain-containing protein — translated: MMAHALIRDLRPGDQVLDFFVVRKKELRLKRGTNESYLALELGDQSGRISATVWDDAEATYAKIAIGQVIKAKGTVVDYCGKPHVKVEKIRPAREEEVESIEAFVPVCPKDLAQLWERLDRLVASVANEHLSRLLQALFGDPDFRHSFGQAPAGKLWHHNYRGGLLEHTVAVAETCDAVHPRYALVDRDLLLTGALLHDVGKVRELKVSGFIDYSDEGRLVGHIVLGAQMVREKIQTLPDFPEELAMRLVHLILAHQGKGEYGSPVVPMTLEAIILYYADELDSKANAFERIIGRDREAGKRWSRFVELMDRFLYLGEEEESPGEQKS
- a CDS encoding T9SS type A sorting domain-containing protein, with product MSLGAPQPASAGTDGWISIGPEYGLIRALAIDPQTPATLYVGTWGAGVFKSTDGGGTWSAVNTGLDATGVRALAMDPQNPAVLYVGTWGGGVFKSTDGGGSWSAVNTGLDATRVEALAIDPATPTTVYVGTYGGGVCKSTDAGDTWSAVNTGLTNPNVCALAIDPQTPTTLYAGTWGAGVFKSTDGGGNWVSTGLTQTRVWALSIDPQTPSTLYAGTYEGVFKSTDGGGNWSAVNTGLTVTDVWALAIDPQTPTMVYAGSYGGGVFQSMDGGASWRPVNSGLINFYVAALAIQSETLYAGTDGGGVCLRPLWEMMGVPSLEGSGAAAADFALAQNYPNPFNPTTTMEFSLPHSGFVRLVVCDVLGREVAELVSGQLSAGRHRVTWDAGGVPAGLYFCRLTSGGLT
- a CDS encoding T9SS type A sorting domain-containing protein — protein: MPRAREHAVLVCLLCLAIGHGGPASGSGANAGWVSLGPELATVYCLAIDPQTPTILYAGTWEYGAYKSTDAGQNWNQINLGLTSSKVRALAVNPQVPTTVFAGTYDGGVFKSTDGGSSWSAANTGLTNSKILCLSIDPQAPTTLYAGTNGGGVFKSTDGGAHWNAVNVGLANLYVYALRINPQAPTTLYAGTWGGGVFKSTDGGANWTACNTGLTNLNVWALAMDPATPGILYAGTNGGGVFKTADGGANWSAASAGLTNTYVWYVAIDPQTPTTLYAGTNGGGVFKSTDGGTNWSAANAGLGNPKVLPIAIDPQTPSTLYVGTLGNGAFKSTDGGGNWSAINSGLTYTDVTGLVVDPQTPTTLYAGTDEFGVFKSTDGGGGWTAVNVGLSNLRVRVLAIDPQTPSTLYGGTAGGGLFKSTNGGGNWSVINAGLADLYVYAVAIDPQTPTILYAGTWGGGVFKSTNGGGNWSAVSTGLTNTSVRALAIDPQTPTILYAGTWGGGACKSTNGGGNWSAVNAGLTELRVGALAIDPQTPSTLYAGTYDGGVFKSTNGGASWTSVNTGLTNLDVHALAIDPQTSAILFVGTGGGGVFVSTDAGAQWSAASTALTNLYIAVLATGSEALYAGTEGGGVWKRPVAEITAVPRADAWGAVAATFALQQNYPNPFNPMTTMEFSLPHSGFVRLVVCDVLGREVAQLVSGQLAAGRHRVTWDGGGVPAGVYFCRLTSGGLTAVRKMTVLK